CGGAGGAGGCACCTTTTTATACTGCAACATCGTTTTTTGAGTATGTCTCACACCAACGCAGACACAACCGCAACGAGGGGGAATCGTTTTCTTTGTCCCCGGAAATGCACGTAAGAACATAGCTCTTTTCGACACCACCCTGCGCGACGGCGAACAAACGCCGGGCGTCTCCTTCACCATCGATCAGAAGGTAGAGATCGCCCGCCAGATCGCTGCGATACGGGTCGGCACCATCGAAGCCGGATTCCCCGCCTCTTCAGCCGACGAGCTGGCTGCGGTGAAGGCGATCGCCGCCGCAGAGACCGGGGCCCGGATCTGCGGGCTCTCGCGGATGAGAAAGGACGACGTCGACGCCTGCATCGAGAGCGGCGCCGACATGATCCATGTCTTCATCCCGACCTCGGACATCCAGCGGGAGCACACGATCAAAAAGACGCGCCGGGAGGTGATCGAGGCCACCGGGGCGATCGTCGCCTATGCCCGCGACCACTTCGACCGCTGCCTCTTCTCGGCGATGGACGCCACCAGGACCGACCCGGACTACTTAATCCAGGTCTGCCGGGCGGCCGTCGACGCCGGGGCGACGACGGTGAACATCCCTGACACCGTGGGCGTGATGACGCCCTCGGCGATGAAGGAGCTGATCGCCCGCGTCGTTAAAGAGGTGAACGCCCCCATCGACGTCCACTGCCACAACGACTTCGGGCTCGCCGTCGCCAACACCCTGGCCGCCGTCGAGGCCGGGGCCGCCCAGGTCCAGGTGACCGTGAACGGCATGGGCGAACGGTCAGGCAACGCCGACCTCGCCCAGACGGTGATGGCGCTGGAGGCGATCTACGGGATCGAGACCGGGATCGAGACTACCCGCCTCGTCGAGACCTCAAGGCTCGTCTCGCGCTATGCCGGGATCAGCATCCTGCCCTACCAGCCGGTCGTCGGCGAGAACGCCTTCTCGCACGAGAGCGGGATCCACTCCCACGGCGTCCTGGAGCGCTCCGACACCTTCGAGCCCGGGATCATGACCCCGGAGATGGTCGGCCACCGGCGGCGGCTGAAGCTCGGCAAACACGCCGGCCGCCACGCCGTCAGGCAGACGCTCGCCGACGCCCACATGAGCCCGGACGAGGCCCAGCTCGACGTGATCATGGAGAAGATGAAGGCAATCGCGGGCCGCGGCCGGCGGATCACCGACGCCGACCTCTACGCGATCGCCGAGGAGGCGATGGGCATGGCCGGCGTCGCCCATGCAGTCGAGCTGCGGGACATCGCCATCCTCACCGGCAACCACGTGATGCCCACCGCCTCGGTGAACCTGACCGTGGACGGCATCGAGAAAGTGGCGTGCAGCACCGGCAACGGCCCGGTGGACGCCGCCATGAAGGCGATCCTGGGCTGCCTGCCCAGGCCGGTCCACTTAAAAGAGTTCTCGGTGGAGTCGATCTCCGGCG
Above is a window of Methanofollis tationis DNA encoding:
- a CDS encoding 2-isopropylmalate synthase, translating into MVFFVPGNARKNIALFDTTLRDGEQTPGVSFTIDQKVEIARQIAAIRVGTIEAGFPASSADELAAVKAIAAAETGARICGLSRMRKDDVDACIESGADMIHVFIPTSDIQREHTIKKTRREVIEATGAIVAYARDHFDRCLFSAMDATRTDPDYLIQVCRAAVDAGATTVNIPDTVGVMTPSAMKELIARVVKEVNAPIDVHCHNDFGLAVANTLAAVEAGAAQVQVTVNGMGERSGNADLAQTVMALEAIYGIETGIETTRLVETSRLVSRYAGISILPYQPVVGENAFSHESGIHSHGVLERSDTFEPGIMTPEMVGHRRRLKLGKHAGRHAVRQTLADAHMSPDEAQLDVIMEKMKAIAGRGRRITDADLYAIAEEAMGMAGVAHAVELRDIAILTGNHVMPTASVNLTVDGIEKVACSTGNGPVDAAMKAILGCLPRPVHLKEFSVESISGGTDAIGHVTIAVEDASGRIFDASASSDDIIIASVEAMVNAINLLQRVQGSEKKE